The genomic interval acaaataaatagcgctagtaataaatattaaatattacagaATAACATTAGaaagcattttaaatatttttaaattattcaagACAAtttgccatatatatatatatatgatgatgtTGGGGAGTGCTTTCTAAGGGCTGGAGGTCGTACGGGCAGGAGTGTTCTTCTTTGCTCTGCGGGCCTgcctgtaaaacacacaaaaaagagaTAACAGTCAAATAAGAGCTTGTGCTGCCCATGAGCATACTTGATACATCACATCTGAAGCAACCAGCAGAAATGGTCCATAGCGGACACTGACTGAGATGACAAAAGCCTACTCACTCTAGCTCCTTGACCTTCTCAAGCACCCAGTTCTGTTTCCAGTGGCTGCAGATCTCTCCCTTTGTGGTCAGAAatctgggagaaaaaaaaagagaaaagatcaATCACAATCTCCAAACCAATTTTCAGGAAAAAGCTCATTTGATCACTCTCTGTTTAATGAAATAAGAAGGGGTTCTTACATGACAGCGCTGACGCATGAGGCGGTCCTCCTCTGGACCCTGTAGCCCAAGATGGGAGCATCGATGGCCTCGGTACCGACCCTGGTGCAGCACTTCATTACCTTCATTTCTGatttttagaaaacaaacaagaattGGTCGTTATGAGCTATACATCTCTTTCACTTGCAGCATACAATATTAATAAGTACAGTTGGTTGTTGGCCTACATTTTTATCAGAAGtcaaccatttaaaaaatagatgGTCGGGTAAAAGTTCTTACGTTAACTCTAACTGGAGCAGGCAAGTAGTGAACTATGGGGCAAGATCTCTGACAGACGACTTACCAGAGGCTGTTGCGGTCATTGCCAAAACCCCGGCGAGGAAAGCCAGGAATGCCAGTCTTCTGATGCTCAGCTGCATGGTTACTGCGGGAGATGTTCCAGAGGTTCTTTGCAGAAACTGATTGTTTGATCTTGGCTGATGGAGGTGACTGATCTTCTCGGACAAAACCTCTAGTTTTTATACTGTGAAAAAGGGAACCAGGCCAAACTGACCGGATGAATCATCTCTTAGGGCTTTCTACAGGGTGTGTGCGTATTAGGGTGGGGGCCACATGTGGGTGATGCTGTAGTTGATCGTTTCCTTTTTTGTGATTGCATCATGCCATTGACTGAGCTCACTAGGAAATGTCAGATTAAAGCTACAAGGGTAAAACCTTTATCACAATTAGTAACAAGTAACTAAGAGTTCAATTAAATACCTTAATGTACAAATAACAAACTGATAAACCTGCTTTAATCTACTAATGTATTagattatatgtttatatgtatatttattctgTATGGAGTGTGTATATTCTTACCATGTTTGTTTCCTCTGGGTGTTTCTTCCCGTAgtacaaagaaatgcaagttTAGGTGAATGTGTACGTTACAATGTGAGTGTCAATGTGTCTATACATGTCAGCTGTGTGAAGGATCGCCATCCTGTACAGGTTGTTCCCAGCTTCTCatacaatgcatgctgggataaaCTACAACCCCCAGGGCCCTGAACAAAGTAAGCTAGACTAGagaacatataaatacattgaagggatggatggatattcaTATTATTCAGTATTAGCagtaacatgttttattaacttGGCTGGTTTACTACCTCGATCaataaatgatttgtaaatCCTGCTGATTTCAGCAACGGCAGCATCATGTGCTGGTCACTCTACCCAATGTGTCATCGCTCTCTCCTTCTATCCCTCCTTTCTATCTGGTGCTGACTGTCATGTTCAGTACaggggaaagaaaagggaaggaaggaaatcCTTTCCACCGCAAATTTCCGAGCATCCTCCACCCAAATTTGGTCATTTGTTCTTGCATGATCTCTTCTTTTAGTTACAAGTCTCAACTTGTTTGAGGGAAGATCAAAgttgcaaaatgtatttgtccATACTTTAAACTATTCACCACAAACTAAGTGGGGACATTTTTTTCACTTCAGTTTACTTATAGCTTTATAAAAAGCTGCCAAACGCCAGATAACTGCCAAAAAGACTAAGAATCAGGTTCCTTGCTGCTTGCCAGTACAAATATAGGTTGCCAATTTGTCCCACAAGACACGTAGGGTTCAAAAAGCAAATGGAAAGGTTCTGTCTggcttttatttactttaaataaccatatattaaatgtttaactTAAAGGGGTAATGTAAGCTTTTAAAAAAGTAGAATTTGTGATCTCAGACTCTCATTGTATGATTTGAAGATCAAAACCAAAGCTTACTTTCTCAATAAAGCCACGTCTGTGTCCTATTTCCCTCTTAGTTTTTTTCAATTTTGCTGAAGCTTGCATGGTTGAAAGGGGTGTCTGCTATGCAAAGGATAAGAAATAAGATAAGCGAGACAAGTGTAGAGCAAATGTTCATTGTAACATAAAAGCCACATTATAATATATCGTTTTTACATCCTTACATTTCCGCACTTGGTGAGGAAATCGCTGTCATTGTTATCAATCAACAATCGTTATTAACCCTTTAAATACACAGTATTATTATCTTTAGACAAGAAGGTTTCAGAAAGTCGGCGCTGACCCTTACTCAGCACGTCCACATCTTTGTAGTCTATATTTCAATTATGGTTTTATATCTCACTAAactgtcatttcaaatgttagGAAATCACATTTGGGATACAATCCACAGTAAAATGAAGAGTTGTTTCCACTCTTCAGAAAACCATCACTTACTTAATCTTTAAATGTTATAATCATCTGAAGATTTGCATTTTTATGCAGCAAAGTCAGATGATATTGATTCACACAGGAATGTATTTACTGGATTTGGTGAATGGCACACGAACAAATTACTTTCAATGAAAAGCAGAAATGATTTCTCAAAATGAGGAAGGAAGCATTAACAGTGTGATTGGCACTGAAATAAACATCAAATTGCGAAACATAGTGTGCAATTTGTGAATGAAGAAGAAAGTTCCTTTTTTACGAAACTCATtcacaattttttattttacatcaaTTAATCTAAAAGATTCAACCAAGAATGTAACTGTGATTGTGATATCATGTTATCTTTACGGGTTCCAACTTACTGACAAGTGAGAGAACGATATAGTACAATACTTCCAACTATCTAAAATGAATCAGTGCCCTGCAGAGCTCAGCACAACTAAGGGAAACATCAGCGATTATTCCTAAAACGTAATAATAACAGAGTGTCATTGAGAAGAGACAGGACAGAGTCAATTAAACCTAATAGTTCCATCTAAAAAAAATATCCTTTTACATTGTCATTTCAAAAGTGACGGGGCGACAGTTCCATCAGTGCTTATTGTGTTCACTTTTCTATCTTTACAAGTATAATGTCATTTTGCTTCAGCTTTGCTTCTCATGACAAATGGCCCGCTCTGTCTATGCCGTCTTTGTACAAACTGGTGATGTACTTCTTATTAAGGAAGGTTGGAGGCCAATGAAACTCTAACGCATCTCGATCTTTGTTCTACGAGGATGATCGTGCGTAAAACACAAACTactgttttataaaaaatgacaaGAAACGAATGTATgcacacaaaaagaaataaaggtcACAGAAGTCAACAACTCCTTAcaattaaatgacaaaacacaTCGTTTGTCAATGTCAAAGTTATGGGCAGCAGAACCatgttgtgaacacaacatggaCATATCACCTTTAAATTGACATGGCAAACTAGAATTCAGTTTCCTATTCACACATTCAGCAGTTACAGATCAACATTAGCGTTCATTtagagttgtgtttctgtccaatATTCCAATATTACTAAAATGCACTCTCTTTTACGTCTGCtgttggtctccaccaactccttaGGGAAATATCTggatctttagctgctaaatgctccgctATGTTCATCATTTTATCGCTAAccgtgtctgtctgttgtttgtgctgagcaggtagtttacagtatttttaaaagcttttttgcTGGGAAAAGCCGCCTGCCTCACCCGAAAAGATTAacatgagagcggtgagagtgaaccagaCAGTAAAGTTACAAACTAGACAGCTAAGTGATGAGCTGGAACTCACTATAGAGCTGAAGAGTCAGGTGATAATTCTTTGTAGGTTCATCACAACGagcgacccctttcacattgtcacattCTTTTCACATTGTCAAAAATATAGATTATAGCCACTTTAATATTTTTTCATTAAGAACATGATACATTTGGATCCTCCTAAAATCTTCTAATGACACCAATGACACACAGTATCCTAAAACACACTATACACATGGCCCTGGTTAAGTTTGACGTcacagttaaaataaaatatcaactTTTACTCTTACGCTAACTAACTAGCATCCATTGTGAACTCTGCTCGTCCTACTGACGGACGTCGTTAAATGTGGTAGCGCCCTCTGTTGGACAAACTGTAACTTTTCCAGGTGACATAAACTATCCCTATTAAAATTGATGGAAGTTACATACTTGTATAATAATTATCTTCATACTTTTGTGTAAATAGTTACAGTGGTTAGTCTTCTGTGAAGTCAGCCATTTTGATGATTTCGCTTTGTTTTAGCAATTACTGTATATCAGCATGCAAGTGTTAAGATAACTTTTATCTAAGTTAGCTGTTACTGTACCTTTCAAAAAGCTGAACTGCACAACTGAATAAGCACACCATCAAAAAGCACCTGAGGACACTCCACCTGAAAACGTTGAACAGAAGTGTCTCACCTTCCCATGACCCATGTTTTTCCTCAAGTGGGTTTCAGTGGAAATGAACAACATGGTTTGGTGTATccgtgcatgcatgtgtatcaATTGTTGTGTGTATAACTATGGAGGTATAGGTGTTCTCCCCCTGCATGCAcacattagtagtagtagttgtagacATTAGTACACCAGCATCAGCAGCACAAAGAACAACCCACCTCAAAAACCTCACAGTAGAAAGTCGGAATGAACCCTGGCCTGAGTTACAGAAAAGGTTTCCGCTTTCTTGTTTTCCAGGTTCTAGTGAGTCCAACAGGTTATCAGTTGATAGATTATTGTTTGTAACAAACCTAATGAACAAAGAATATAAGCAGTTTATACTGACCGACTATAACAAGTCGAACGCTATCTGGAAAACTGGTCTGTGTAGAAAAGTGCCTATAAATGTGCTCTGatcactttaaaatgaatgtagtGAAGCAGAGAAAGTGTTTCACTCACTCATTTCATAATGTTCACAGGTCATTGATATCCTGGTATCACAGGTACATGTATTACAGGTACTTTCCATATAATAATTTGAGTTGTAATTACTATACTATCACATGCAAAGACCACTACTTCCTACAGTGGAACATTAACTAGACCTTAGATGAGTAAAGTGGCCACACAAGACAAGTGAGCTTCTGCGGGGGGAAATATGTACTCTACTTTCCTGCcgtgtgtgtatctgtgggTGCAGCATGCTCGACTTGCAAGCAGCATAAACTACTGTTGACTGTGCTAGTGGGCTTAAAAAGGGCTTGCAGCACAGACACAGGCATCATATCTGTTTAAGCCACAGACACAAGATGACAAGTCTTGCCTTTGTCTCGCTTCTCCTTGTAGCTATCATGGTGTCCACAACCTCAGCTAAGGGTAAGAACAAGTTTTatgtttgtgcattttgttcatttatataatatttcacaTATCATAAATGCATGATGTATTATTTCATGATTatggaacagatgatgctgatAATAATGGACTCCTGTGTCTTCTTTCAAAGGTGGGATAGCCAATTGTTGTCGAAGACTTTCAACAACTCAAATCCAACGAGACGGGCTGAAGAGTTACTACAAACAATATAAATCGGCATGCCCTATACACGCAGTGGTGTAAGTCAACGTTGGATTTATGTGCATAGTTTCTCATTACATATCTTAGATCTTTTCATAGCACCAGTTTTGTATCATTCAACTGTGATATATGTGTATTGTGTTTCAGAATTAACGATCAAAAAttgggatttgttttgttttgatcatataCTGTTGCATCATGAGActgaatgtgtattttctgtgtTGTGATTTTCAATAGATTCACCACGCTGAAAAACATGAAGATCTGCTCTGACCCCAAGAAATTGTGGACAAAGACCAGCATGGCCTACATAGACAGAAAGAACTGGCAACACAAACGTTCTACCTGACAAAAACCTCACTGACACAATAAAGCAGCACTATTGAAACTAAAATGCAACGGCCATAACTTCCACTTTCTCTTGTTTGAGTTCCACATacttttgaatgttttcatattttcttcaaAGTCCTCAAAAGGATATCTATTATATTTGCCTTTTTCATGTATCGTTGTAATCATATGATGTTTGTTTGATGACTGTAAATATGTAAGTAATACTTTCATTGTTCAATGATTCTGAGTGACAATACCTAATAAAAATGCTCACAATGTAACGGCTAAAGTTTGGTGGTTGTGAGTTGCAGAATAGATCACTGTCTAAGTGTGTGTATAGAGAAAAGCTACGATCGGTATCTCGGCAACTCGAGGCaccttcttctcatctccttATCTCATCTCTTTGCTTTATTTCCATAAAAAcaccacaaaacacaaagatagtAGGAATACCAGAATGTGAATATAATCCAAAaatcctgcaaaaaaaaaaaggggtgaAGATCCTAAATTATGCTTCTAAAGATAGATACatatcaacaacaaaacaacaaagaataaAGTGTTGTTGCAGTTTAGCTGATAGgtctttctttaaatattttatgtaaTTATGTCTAATCATTTCAAAACATGTGTGAAAAACTGTAATCCCATAACATAGTTCTTAGATATTAAATATTGattacatacaatatattatgCATTTCCTTTATAAAGCTTATAATGTTGAATTTGTGTATTGAACTTTATAGTAATGCTTGTGTAAAGGAAATGTACATATAGTAAATGACTTCTTCTCTAaccacacaaaatatattttggccactaaatgaaatgattattatttatttaatcaaaagtCTACTTTAAGCTCGTTCTCGAGACCACGGGTGAGTCATTCACAGTGTCACTTTATTTAGTTTCACCCATTCTTGTGGCCTCCATGTTCCACTTCCCCCCACTGTTACAGTGTGACACGGTGGGCTTCGGGCTGACCTGGTGGAAGATTTAGGGGCTTTCAGTTAACACTTTTCCATCATTGGtggcaaaatgaaaaaaaggtaTCAAACAAACTGTTGTTACTATGCGTGGGCGGAGAGAGAAAGTACAGCTCAGTCTCAATGTGCTAAAGTTGGGGGAGGTTTGAGGGGCAAAACTGTTTGAGGTCAATGCAACGTTTACTCAAACCACAGTGCAATTCCCCCTCCCCTTGCATAAATTAGTGGCCCATCATGTTTGCCACGTGTATGACTGAGCTGTTGAGTGCATACGTTTAACGGTACAACTTATTACAACTTGGGTGTAAGCACAAATGTGAATGTACTAACTCTATAActctataatataatgtatatttctaTGGATGTTTGGCTTGTGTTCTGGCACATGTGTCACTATAGTGCCATTATTGTGTCAGTCAATGATACAGCACTGTAACAGTTGTATATTAATCAGGTAAAGCTCTTGTATCTATGCTTGTGATGATGTAAACTGAAACATCAATTGTTTTAACTAAATCAaatgcaaaggattgtgggtcttCCTCAGCTATGCtttgagctgtgtgtctgtcgTAATCAAGTTGTGGAAGTACaggaagataataataataataatacatttaatttatacagcgcttttcgagacctcaaagccgctttacaatagtaggggaagtggggggaggggttaagATGAGGGAATGACAATGAACATCTTCCTATGACCCTTCTGATCATGTGTTGGATGCACTTTCCTCCTGATGGGTTAACCACAAAACACCTCTCCAGTGCACTAcatatacaaaacacacacacacacacaaacacacacacacacacacacacacacacacacacacacacacacacacacacacacacacacacacacacacacacacacacacacagacttgcaAGTCATGTCACGAGAGTCACACATTGTATTAAATGactgtatttgtctgtgttcTGAGTAAACTATTTCCCCCAACTCCATAAATGGCTCTTCCTAGTATGTTATAAAAGTAAGTAAGGGGCTTGGCCCTGGTTAAGAGGTGCAGAAGCTCTCATAATGCATCACAGGGTTTCCTCAGATCAACTTTAATGCTGTACCATCTTcctttaaatgaaattaaatactttaaagaCTCTTTTGACTGACATTTTCCCCTTTATCTATTGATTTGAATAATCGTATGGAATGATGATACAGAAGGGCCACTAATCTCCATAGTTCTTACAGGTGAGTTTCAAACCTGTATTAATAGATTTGTTTGCAACATGGGGGCAGCACAATAAGCTGTAAACActacattgacatattatcaccttataaagttaACATGTCAAACATAACTGTTGTTATTCTGTTGCTAAATGTTATCAGCTGATTAAATGGTGCCACATGTTATCAGAGGTTATCATCGCAACCATAGAAATTATGACAGGAGCAAAGGCGGAAGTCATCTATTATAGATGCTTGAATCTTTGTTAGATGTATGGTAATGGCGTACCaagctgtgaatggatcaggcccttcctacatccaggccatggttaAACCATACatcccagctcgctcacttcccTCTGCATTGGCCAATCGTCTcactactccctcactgcgagtgagactcagattcccctcaacaaaaacccgcctgtttgctatcctggctccaaaatggtggaacgagctccccattgatatcaggtcagcagaaagtcttcacatcttccgtcgcagactaaaaacccacctgtttcgacGGCACCTCggccaataataaaataatttctggatgtagcacttaaattggtttggcttaattgaagctaatgtaatgtaacatagtATAAAGACTGAAACTCGTGGGGGGTGATAAAACATAGGCCTCTAATCCAGGATATCAGGGTTTGCATCGTGTGTGAAACCAGCAATTCACTTTCACTTTacaaaagttgttttgtttgttttcaaaatgttatgtttcattACGTTAAGTTTTACTCTCACTTTTACAATGTAGTAGGTGGAGTTTAGCCTGTCGCATTAGATGGTAGCGATTATCACGGATAACGCACATTTAATCGGCTGATAACATTCACACAAGGAGCAGCATTCATTGCATtaacctgatgaatgtaagtccaatattctttcttgtttcagctctgtttaGGTCTGCTGAAGGAAATACCTGGCTCTGTCGTtgttaaatgctccactatgttcaccactATGtgcgcccaaagcgagagtggtgtccggatactcggcagtaagtcggactcgttcccagtgaatgttggcctccgccagggctgcgctttatcaccaatcttgttgtgattttcatggacaggatatcgaggcgtagtcgtggaggagaggggttgcagttcggtggcctgaggatctcatcgctgctctttgcagatgatgtagtccttatggcatcatcggtctgtgaccttcaatagtcactggatcggtttgcagcagagtgtgaagcggttgggatcagcacctcaaaatttGAGGCCATggttctcagcaggaaaccggtggattgcctactccgggtagggaatgagcccttaccccaagtgaaggagttcaagtacctcggggtcttgttcgcgagtgagggcacgatggagcgagagattggccggagaatcggagcagcgggggcggtattacattcgcttttgGATGTTCACCAGCCAGGCTCCAACCAACTGTCTGCTCTTATAGCATAAAGTGTGATGTTTTTATCAGAGTAAAATGGGTagatgagagctgtgagagtgaaccaaaacattaaagttgtgctgtaaaaccaaaacaatgagctgaaagatgcaaaatgaagggaactgcagagtcgggTGATGATTATCTATGGATTCATCACTTCTAGCATCACCTTTCACATAATTACACATCGTAACGTTATTGTTAATATAAACTATTTGATTCGAGCAACAGTTGTAAGTATTCTTAGAAGTTAACATTTgcttgtatgttttgtatgtcgTCGTACATGCCCAGCATTGCATTGTGTTTATCTTATTCttagaagagaggaaacagtcTCGATAAAACGCTTCTACTGAATCAGGCCACAATAACAATGCACTCGCACAGACACTTTTTCAACTAAGCATTCAGGATGTGGCAGTTGTGGCATCAAACACACCCCTGACATAGAAAGGAAATAATATCATAAATATCACACACATACGTGCATCACTATTAGACACCAGGCCCTGATATACAAGCCTTTTCTATTTTCAATGTTTTACTAGTTTGCACTAGA from Cottoperca gobio chromosome 17, fCotGob3.1, whole genome shotgun sequence carries:
- the LOC115022728 gene encoding monocyte chemotactic protein 1B-like; its protein translation is MTSLAFVSLLLVAIMVSTTSAKGGIANCCRRLSTTQIQRDGLKSYYKQYKSACPIHAVVFTTLKNMKICSDPKKLWTKTSMAYIDRKNWQHKRST